A region from the Xenopus laevis strain J_2021 chromosome 4S, Xenopus_laevis_v10.1, whole genome shotgun sequence genome encodes:
- the LOC108715487 gene encoding myosin light chain kinase 3 isoform X2, translating to MSKEDSLATCLAKMYENKFEKSKSVNRSPGGVSNVEKKLNLLNEKMDKLLHFQEDVMGKLENVHHNMDMLEKGMDMLAVLRGPSQQILPENIEIIQSPGHSSCSELIRLLKSIHEDSVIHKEKLDSLERMVSTMEKVVAFVGSTLRNSKIVDFILKGTVPWKKESKDEAKDKSEEKEVKTKPGLNRGVGQAEAQKVTEDSKRSSALEDLSQKAAQSTTIKLDSTVSTQEASKYCENAQGSKTCVQKMEKEQFGVASQYNQTTTNQVIEQSTRQKDQAVTNQLTEQSTCQKNQAATNQLTEQSTRQKDHYSGTKEENHSAASINKSGSQLKLKQPSKEQVISTNTAEQLKVKKTEILTPGKDTVKQTLAFHGIDISQEVIAEDKQPSLSVKLGKVQPSCNKNTKCMKRQESGDIKSVGQQRTNDIDHAQLTEDHGKGAEEHHIGVIARKKSVDSEASFLHVIDDCPPPPAPFNHRIVSIKQAILSSCYSVSQHEVLGGGRFGQVHRCVEKATGLQLAAKIIKVKGAKDRDEVKNEINVMNQLNHVNLIQLYDAFECKNDLILIMEYLDGGELFDRITDENYSLTELDAIMFTKQICEGIYYVHQQYILHLDLKPENILCVNRTGNQIKIIDFGLARRYKPREKLKVNFGTPEFLAPEVVNYDFVSFPTDMWSVGVITYMLLSGLSPFLGESDAETMNYIVNCNWDFDSETFEQVSEEAKDFISKLLIKEKSCRLSAGQCLKHEWLVNLPIKAKKYKVSLKSQILLQKYMAQKKWKKHFYVVAAANRLKKFQAISLKPA from the exons ATGAGTAAGGAAGACTCGTTAGCAACTTGTTTGGCTAAAATGTATGAGAATAAATTTGAAAAATCGAAATCCGTAAACAGGTCTCCAGGAGGGGTCAGCAACGTGGAGAAAAAGTTGAATCTGCTAAATGAGAAAATGGACAAGCTTTTACATTTTCAGGAAGATGTTATgggaaaactggaaaatgtgCATCACAACATGGACATGTTGGAAAAAGGAATGGACATGCTGGCAGTATTACGTGGGCCCAGTCAACAAATTCTTCCTGAAAACATTGAGATTATTCAGAGTCCTGGACACAGTTCTTGCTCAGAATTAATAAGACTGCTAAAATCTATACACGAGGATTCTGTGATCCACAAAGAGAAGTTAGACAGTCTAGAAAGGATGGTGTCCACGATGGAAAAGGTGGTGGCCTTTGTGGGGAGTACTCTTAGGAACTCCAAAATTGTAGACTTTATTCTAAAGGGTACTGTACCATGGAAAAAGGAGTCAAAAGATGAG GCCAAAGATAAATCTGAAGAGAAAGAAGTTAAAACAAAGCCTGGACTTAACAGAGGAGTGGGTCAGGCTGAGGCACAGAAAGTAACTGAAG ATAGCAAAAGAAGCAGTGCTCTTGAAGATCTGAGCCAAAAAGCTGCACAGAGTACAACAATCAAATTAGATTCCACAGTATCAACACAAGAAGCATCTAAATATTGTGAAAATGCACAAGGCTCCAAAACATGTGTGCAGAAGATGGAGAAGGAACAATTTGGGGTGGCATCCCAGTACAACCAAACTACGACCAATCAAGTCATAGAGCAGAGCACCAGACAAAAGGACCAGGCTGTGACCAATCAACTAACAGAGCAGAGCACCTGTCAAAAAAACCAGGCTGCAACCAATCAACTAACAGAGCAGAGCACTAGGCAGAAGGACCATTATTCAGGAACAAAGGAGGAAAATCATAGTGCTGCATCCATCAACAAATCTGGTTCGCAGTTAAAACTCAAACAACCTAGTAAAGAACAAGTTATAAG tacaAATACTGCTGAGCaacttaaagtgaaaaaaacagaaatattgacTCCAGGAAAAGACACGGTGAAACAAACTTTAGCCTTTCATGGCATTGATATTTCCCAGGAAGTTATAGCAGAAGACAAACAACCCTCTCTAAGTGTAAAACTTGGAAAGGTTCAGCCATCGTGTAACAAAAACACAAAGTGCATGAAGAGGCAGGAGAGCGGTGATATAAAGTCTGTCGGACAGCAAAGGACTAATGATATAGACCATGCACAACTAACAGAAGACCATGGAAAaggagcagaagaacatcacATAGGAGTTATAGCTAGGAAGAAGTCAGTTGATTCTGAGGCATCTTTTTTACATGTAATCG ATGactgtcctcctcctcctgcaccaTTCAACCATCGGATAGTGAGCATTAAACAAGCAATCTTGTCATCATGTTATTCTGTCAGCCAACATGAGGTCTTAGGAGG GGGGCGCTTTGGCCAAGTTCACAGATGTGTAGAAAAGGCAACTGGGCTTCAACTAGCAGCAAAAATAATCAAAGTCAAAGGAGCAAAGGATAGG GATGAAGTAAAAAATGAGATCAATGTCATGAACCAACTAAATCACGTGAACCTGATACAGCTCTATGATGCATTTGAGTGCAAGAATGACCTGATCTTGATAATGGAATA TTTAGACGGTGGAGAACTATTTGACCGCATCACTGATGAAAACTACAGTCTGACAGAACTGGATGCAATAATGTTTACCAAACAGATTTGTGAAGGAATATACTATGTACACCAGCAGTATATTCTGCATCTAGATCTAAAG ccgGAAAATATTTTATGTGTCAATCGAACTGGTAACCAAATTAAAATTATTGATTTTGGATTAGCAAGAAG gtaCAAACCCCGTGAGAAGTTGAAGGTGAATTTTGGCACTCCGGAATTTCTGGCCCCAGAAGTAGTGAATTATGATTTTGTGTCTTTTCCAACGGACATGTGGAGCGTGGGAGTCATTACTTACATGCT ACTGAGTGGGTTGTCCCCCTTCCTGGGAGAAAGTGATGCCGAGACAATGAATTACATTGTGAATTGCAACTGGGACTTTGACTCAGAAACATTTGAGCAGGTGTCAGAGGAGGCCAAAGATTTTATTTCCAAACTGTTAATTAAAGAAAAGAG ctGTAGACTTAGCGCTGGACAGTGTCTTAAACACGAATGGCTAGTCAACCTGCCAATAAAAGCCAAAAAATACAAAGTCAGCTTGAAGTCTCAGATCCTCCTTCAGAAATACATGGCACAAAAGAAATGGAAA AAACACTTCTACGTGGT
- the LOC108715487 gene encoding myosin light chain kinase family member 4 isoform X3, which produces MGTLYQGSTLHRSIRLATGGFSVSDYIKRFAAKDKSEEKEVKTKPGLNRGVGQAEAQKVTEDSKRSSALEDLSQKAAQSTTIKLDSTVSTQEASKYCENAQGSKTCVQKMEKEQFGVASQYNQTTTNQVIEQSTRQKDQAVTNQLTEQSTCQKNQAATNQLTEQSTRQKDHYSGTKEENHSAASINKSGSQLKLKQPSKEQVISTNTAEQLKVKKTEILTPGKDTVKQTLAFHGIDISQEVIAEDKQPSLSVKLGKVQPSCNKNTKCMKRQESGDIKSVGQQRTNDIDHAQLTEDHGKGAEEHHIGVIARKKSVDSEASFLHVIDDCPPPPAPFNHRIVSIKQAILSSCYSVSQHEVLGGRGRFGQVHRCVEKATGLQLAAKIIKVKGAKDRDEVKNEINVMNQLNHVNLIQLYDAFECKNDLILIMEYLDGGELFDRITDENYSLTELDAIMFTKQICEGIYYVHQQYILHLDLKPENILCVNRTGNQIKIIDFGLARRYKPREKLKVNFGTPEFLAPEVVNYDFVSFPTDMWSVGVITYMLLSGLSPFLGESDAETMNYIVNCNWDFDSETFEQVSEEAKDFISKLLIKEKSCRLSAGQCLKHEWLVNLPIKAKKYKVSLKSQILLQKYMAQKKWKKHFYVVAAANRLKKFQAISLKPA; this is translated from the exons GCCAAAGATAAATCTGAAGAGAAAGAAGTTAAAACAAAGCCTGGACTTAACAGAGGAGTGGGTCAGGCTGAGGCACAGAAAGTAACTGAAG ATAGCAAAAGAAGCAGTGCTCTTGAAGATCTGAGCCAAAAAGCTGCACAGAGTACAACAATCAAATTAGATTCCACAGTATCAACACAAGAAGCATCTAAATATTGTGAAAATGCACAAGGCTCCAAAACATGTGTGCAGAAGATGGAGAAGGAACAATTTGGGGTGGCATCCCAGTACAACCAAACTACGACCAATCAAGTCATAGAGCAGAGCACCAGACAAAAGGACCAGGCTGTGACCAATCAACTAACAGAGCAGAGCACCTGTCAAAAAAACCAGGCTGCAACCAATCAACTAACAGAGCAGAGCACTAGGCAGAAGGACCATTATTCAGGAACAAAGGAGGAAAATCATAGTGCTGCATCCATCAACAAATCTGGTTCGCAGTTAAAACTCAAACAACCTAGTAAAGAACAAGTTATAAG tacaAATACTGCTGAGCaacttaaagtgaaaaaaacagaaatattgacTCCAGGAAAAGACACGGTGAAACAAACTTTAGCCTTTCATGGCATTGATATTTCCCAGGAAGTTATAGCAGAAGACAAACAACCCTCTCTAAGTGTAAAACTTGGAAAGGTTCAGCCATCGTGTAACAAAAACACAAAGTGCATGAAGAGGCAGGAGAGCGGTGATATAAAGTCTGTCGGACAGCAAAGGACTAATGATATAGACCATGCACAACTAACAGAAGACCATGGAAAaggagcagaagaacatcacATAGGAGTTATAGCTAGGAAGAAGTCAGTTGATTCTGAGGCATCTTTTTTACATGTAATCG ATGactgtcctcctcctcctgcaccaTTCAACCATCGGATAGTGAGCATTAAACAAGCAATCTTGTCATCATGTTATTCTGTCAGCCAACATGAGGTCTTAGGAGG CAGGGGGCGCTTTGGCCAAGTTCACAGATGTGTAGAAAAGGCAACTGGGCTTCAACTAGCAGCAAAAATAATCAAAGTCAAAGGAGCAAAGGATAGG GATGAAGTAAAAAATGAGATCAATGTCATGAACCAACTAAATCACGTGAACCTGATACAGCTCTATGATGCATTTGAGTGCAAGAATGACCTGATCTTGATAATGGAATA TTTAGACGGTGGAGAACTATTTGACCGCATCACTGATGAAAACTACAGTCTGACAGAACTGGATGCAATAATGTTTACCAAACAGATTTGTGAAGGAATATACTATGTACACCAGCAGTATATTCTGCATCTAGATCTAAAG ccgGAAAATATTTTATGTGTCAATCGAACTGGTAACCAAATTAAAATTATTGATTTTGGATTAGCAAGAAG gtaCAAACCCCGTGAGAAGTTGAAGGTGAATTTTGGCACTCCGGAATTTCTGGCCCCAGAAGTAGTGAATTATGATTTTGTGTCTTTTCCAACGGACATGTGGAGCGTGGGAGTCATTACTTACATGCT ACTGAGTGGGTTGTCCCCCTTCCTGGGAGAAAGTGATGCCGAGACAATGAATTACATTGTGAATTGCAACTGGGACTTTGACTCAGAAACATTTGAGCAGGTGTCAGAGGAGGCCAAAGATTTTATTTCCAAACTGTTAATTAAAGAAAAGAG ctGTAGACTTAGCGCTGGACAGTGTCTTAAACACGAATGGCTAGTCAACCTGCCAATAAAAGCCAAAAAATACAAAGTCAGCTTGAAGTCTCAGATCCTCCTTCAGAAATACATGGCACAAAAGAAATGGAAA AAACACTTCTACGTGGT
- the LOC108715487 gene encoding myosin light chain kinase 3 isoform X1 — protein MSKEDSLATCLAKMYENKFEKSKSVNRSPGGVSNVEKKLNLLNEKMDKLLHFQEDVMGKLENVHHNMDMLEKGMDMLAVLRGPSQQILPENIEIIQSPGHSSCSELIRLLKSIHEDSVIHKEKLDSLERMVSTMEKVVAFVGSTLRNSKIVDFILKGTVPWKKESKDEAKDKSEEKEVKTKPGLNRGVGQAEAQKVTEDSKRSSALEDLSQKAAQSTTIKLDSTVSTQEASKYCENAQGSKTCVQKMEKEQFGVASQYNQTTTNQVIEQSTRQKDQAVTNQLTEQSTCQKNQAATNQLTEQSTRQKDHYSGTKEENHSAASINKSGSQLKLKQPSKEQVISTNTAEQLKVKKTEILTPGKDTVKQTLAFHGIDISQEVIAEDKQPSLSVKLGKVQPSCNKNTKCMKRQESGDIKSVGQQRTNDIDHAQLTEDHGKGAEEHHIGVIARKKSVDSEASFLHVIDDCPPPPAPFNHRIVSIKQAILSSCYSVSQHEVLGGRGRFGQVHRCVEKATGLQLAAKIIKVKGAKDRDEVKNEINVMNQLNHVNLIQLYDAFECKNDLILIMEYLDGGELFDRITDENYSLTELDAIMFTKQICEGIYYVHQQYILHLDLKPENILCVNRTGNQIKIIDFGLARRYKPREKLKVNFGTPEFLAPEVVNYDFVSFPTDMWSVGVITYMLLSGLSPFLGESDAETMNYIVNCNWDFDSETFEQVSEEAKDFISKLLIKEKSCRLSAGQCLKHEWLVNLPIKAKKYKVSLKSQILLQKYMAQKKWKKHFYVVAAANRLKKFQAISLKPA, from the exons ATGAGTAAGGAAGACTCGTTAGCAACTTGTTTGGCTAAAATGTATGAGAATAAATTTGAAAAATCGAAATCCGTAAACAGGTCTCCAGGAGGGGTCAGCAACGTGGAGAAAAAGTTGAATCTGCTAAATGAGAAAATGGACAAGCTTTTACATTTTCAGGAAGATGTTATgggaaaactggaaaatgtgCATCACAACATGGACATGTTGGAAAAAGGAATGGACATGCTGGCAGTATTACGTGGGCCCAGTCAACAAATTCTTCCTGAAAACATTGAGATTATTCAGAGTCCTGGACACAGTTCTTGCTCAGAATTAATAAGACTGCTAAAATCTATACACGAGGATTCTGTGATCCACAAAGAGAAGTTAGACAGTCTAGAAAGGATGGTGTCCACGATGGAAAAGGTGGTGGCCTTTGTGGGGAGTACTCTTAGGAACTCCAAAATTGTAGACTTTATTCTAAAGGGTACTGTACCATGGAAAAAGGAGTCAAAAGATGAG GCCAAAGATAAATCTGAAGAGAAAGAAGTTAAAACAAAGCCTGGACTTAACAGAGGAGTGGGTCAGGCTGAGGCACAGAAAGTAACTGAAG ATAGCAAAAGAAGCAGTGCTCTTGAAGATCTGAGCCAAAAAGCTGCACAGAGTACAACAATCAAATTAGATTCCACAGTATCAACACAAGAAGCATCTAAATATTGTGAAAATGCACAAGGCTCCAAAACATGTGTGCAGAAGATGGAGAAGGAACAATTTGGGGTGGCATCCCAGTACAACCAAACTACGACCAATCAAGTCATAGAGCAGAGCACCAGACAAAAGGACCAGGCTGTGACCAATCAACTAACAGAGCAGAGCACCTGTCAAAAAAACCAGGCTGCAACCAATCAACTAACAGAGCAGAGCACTAGGCAGAAGGACCATTATTCAGGAACAAAGGAGGAAAATCATAGTGCTGCATCCATCAACAAATCTGGTTCGCAGTTAAAACTCAAACAACCTAGTAAAGAACAAGTTATAAG tacaAATACTGCTGAGCaacttaaagtgaaaaaaacagaaatattgacTCCAGGAAAAGACACGGTGAAACAAACTTTAGCCTTTCATGGCATTGATATTTCCCAGGAAGTTATAGCAGAAGACAAACAACCCTCTCTAAGTGTAAAACTTGGAAAGGTTCAGCCATCGTGTAACAAAAACACAAAGTGCATGAAGAGGCAGGAGAGCGGTGATATAAAGTCTGTCGGACAGCAAAGGACTAATGATATAGACCATGCACAACTAACAGAAGACCATGGAAAaggagcagaagaacatcacATAGGAGTTATAGCTAGGAAGAAGTCAGTTGATTCTGAGGCATCTTTTTTACATGTAATCG ATGactgtcctcctcctcctgcaccaTTCAACCATCGGATAGTGAGCATTAAACAAGCAATCTTGTCATCATGTTATTCTGTCAGCCAACATGAGGTCTTAGGAGG CAGGGGGCGCTTTGGCCAAGTTCACAGATGTGTAGAAAAGGCAACTGGGCTTCAACTAGCAGCAAAAATAATCAAAGTCAAAGGAGCAAAGGATAGG GATGAAGTAAAAAATGAGATCAATGTCATGAACCAACTAAATCACGTGAACCTGATACAGCTCTATGATGCATTTGAGTGCAAGAATGACCTGATCTTGATAATGGAATA TTTAGACGGTGGAGAACTATTTGACCGCATCACTGATGAAAACTACAGTCTGACAGAACTGGATGCAATAATGTTTACCAAACAGATTTGTGAAGGAATATACTATGTACACCAGCAGTATATTCTGCATCTAGATCTAAAG ccgGAAAATATTTTATGTGTCAATCGAACTGGTAACCAAATTAAAATTATTGATTTTGGATTAGCAAGAAG gtaCAAACCCCGTGAGAAGTTGAAGGTGAATTTTGGCACTCCGGAATTTCTGGCCCCAGAAGTAGTGAATTATGATTTTGTGTCTTTTCCAACGGACATGTGGAGCGTGGGAGTCATTACTTACATGCT ACTGAGTGGGTTGTCCCCCTTCCTGGGAGAAAGTGATGCCGAGACAATGAATTACATTGTGAATTGCAACTGGGACTTTGACTCAGAAACATTTGAGCAGGTGTCAGAGGAGGCCAAAGATTTTATTTCCAAACTGTTAATTAAAGAAAAGAG ctGTAGACTTAGCGCTGGACAGTGTCTTAAACACGAATGGCTAGTCAACCTGCCAATAAAAGCCAAAAAATACAAAGTCAGCTTGAAGTCTCAGATCCTCCTTCAGAAATACATGGCACAAAAGAAATGGAAA AAACACTTCTACGTGGT